The Achromobacter deleyi genome has a window encoding:
- a CDS encoding DUF3683 domain-containing protein has translation MNAPLASHILNGAMPPAAPARLREIPYNYTSFSDREIVGRLLGEDAWSLLTDLRGERRTGRSARMLYEVLGDIWVVRRNPYLQDDLLDNPKRRKQLIDALHHRLGEIDRRREPGVPAAEGHDPHRDEKVVGLLARARSAIAAFEGEFDQTTMMRKQAQKVLGRITARDNIKFDGLSRVSHVTDATDWRVEYPFVVLTPDTEDEIAALVTACIELGLTIVPRGGGTGYTGGAIPLTWKSAVINTEKFDKLGKVESCILPGLTEPVAVIHAGAGVVTKRVSEAAEAAGFVFAVDPTSAEASCVGGNIAMNAGGKKAVLWGTALDNLAWWRMVDPDGNWLEVTRLDHNMGKIHDVELARFELKWFDGKGKPGERLLKTETLEIHGRVFRKEGLGKDVTDKFLAGLPGIQKEGCDGLITSARWVLHRMPRHTRTVCMEFFGQARDAIPSIVEVKDYLDGEGRARGAILAGLEHLDERYLRAVGYATKSKRGVLPKMVLIGDIVGDDDDAVAAAASEVVRLANTRHGEGFVAVSPEARKKFWLDRSRTAAIARHTNAFKINEDVVIPLPRMGEYTDHIERINIELSTSNKLKLLGELDAYLCTPLPVGKVDDADIETSRAEVLADRTRQALELLAGTRRRWQWLLDNLDLPLPQALPQLDGLGLGDLHAALSDRLAAQPGARVFDVVQDRTIRVSWKTEVLAGLQRTFSGAAYKKIVDELVAIHGRVLKSRVFVALHMHAGDGNVHTNIPVNSDDYEMLREAHTAVERIMQIARDLDGVISGEHGIGLTKYEFLTEAELAPFQDYKRRVDPNGHFNAGKLMPGADLRHAWTPSFNLMGHESLIMQQSDIGAISESIKDCLRCGKCKPVCATHVPRANLLYSPRNKILATSLLVEAFLYEEQTRRGVSLKHWEEFEDVADHCTVCHKCYNPCPVDIDFGDVSMNMRAVLRRMGRKSFNPGTASAMFFLNAKDPATINATRKAMVGVGYKVQRAAHDLFSGLVKKQTAKPPATVGKPPLREQIVHFVNKKMPGGLPKQAARKLLDIEDANYVPIIRDPKATTADTEAVFYFPGCGSERLFSQVGLATQAMLWHAGVQTVLPPGYLCCGYPQRGNGMTDKAEQIITDNRVLFHRVANTLNYLDIKTVVVSCGTCYDQLAGYEFEKIFPGCRLIDIHEYLLEKGIKLEGATGVRYMYHDPCHTPMKLQEPMKTVRALVGDDAVKSDRCCGESGTLAVSRPDISTQVRFRKQEELLKGDAAMRSDGFTGDVKVLTSCPSCLQGLSRYEGDTGMEADYIVVEMARHILGEGWMEDYVRRANAGGIERVLV, from the coding sequence ATGAACGCCCCACTCGCTAGCCACATCTTGAACGGGGCGATGCCGCCCGCAGCACCCGCGCGCTTGCGCGAAATCCCCTACAACTACACCTCGTTCTCCGATCGCGAGATCGTTGGCCGCCTGCTGGGCGAAGACGCCTGGAGTCTGCTGACGGACCTGCGCGGGGAACGCCGCACCGGCCGTTCCGCCCGGATGCTGTACGAGGTGCTGGGCGACATCTGGGTCGTGCGCCGCAATCCCTATCTGCAGGATGACCTGCTCGACAACCCCAAGCGCCGCAAGCAGCTGATCGACGCCCTGCATCACCGGCTGGGCGAGATCGACCGCCGCCGCGAGCCGGGAGTTCCCGCCGCGGAAGGCCACGATCCGCATCGAGACGAGAAGGTCGTCGGACTGCTGGCGCGGGCGCGTTCCGCCATTGCCGCATTCGAAGGCGAGTTCGACCAGACCACCATGATGCGCAAGCAGGCGCAAAAGGTGCTGGGCCGCATCACGGCGCGGGACAACATCAAGTTCGACGGGCTGTCGCGCGTCTCGCACGTGACGGACGCGACCGACTGGCGCGTGGAGTATCCCTTCGTCGTGCTGACGCCCGACACCGAGGACGAGATCGCCGCGCTGGTCACGGCCTGTATCGAGCTGGGGCTGACCATCGTCCCGCGCGGCGGCGGCACCGGCTATACCGGCGGCGCCATTCCGCTGACCTGGAAGTCGGCGGTCATCAACACCGAGAAATTCGACAAGCTGGGCAAGGTCGAGTCCTGTATCTTGCCCGGACTCACCGAGCCCGTGGCGGTCATCCATGCCGGCGCCGGCGTGGTGACCAAGCGCGTGTCCGAAGCGGCCGAGGCGGCCGGCTTCGTGTTCGCCGTCGATCCGACGTCGGCCGAGGCCTCTTGCGTGGGCGGCAACATCGCCATGAACGCGGGCGGCAAGAAGGCCGTGCTGTGGGGCACCGCGCTGGACAACCTGGCCTGGTGGCGCATGGTCGATCCGGACGGCAACTGGCTGGAAGTGACGCGGCTGGACCACAACATGGGCAAGATCCATGACGTGGAACTGGCCCGCTTCGAGCTCAAGTGGTTCGACGGCAAAGGCAAGCCGGGCGAACGCCTGCTCAAGACCGAGACGCTGGAGATCCACGGTCGCGTCTTCCGCAAGGAAGGCCTGGGCAAGGACGTCACCGACAAGTTCCTGGCCGGCCTGCCGGGCATCCAGAAGGAAGGCTGCGACGGCCTGATCACGTCGGCGCGCTGGGTGCTGCACCGCATGCCGCGCCACACGCGCACCGTCTGCATGGAGTTCTTCGGGCAGGCGCGCGACGCCATCCCGTCGATCGTCGAGGTCAAGGACTACCTGGACGGCGAGGGCCGCGCGCGCGGCGCCATTCTGGCCGGCCTGGAGCATCTGGACGAACGCTATCTGCGCGCGGTGGGCTATGCCACCAAGAGCAAGCGCGGCGTGCTGCCCAAGATGGTCCTGATCGGCGACATCGTCGGCGACGACGACGACGCGGTGGCCGCGGCCGCCAGCGAGGTCGTGCGCCTGGCCAATACGCGCCACGGCGAAGGCTTCGTGGCCGTCAGCCCCGAGGCGCGCAAGAAGTTCTGGCTGGACCGTTCGCGCACCGCCGCCATCGCCCGCCACACCAACGCCTTCAAGATCAACGAAGACGTCGTGATTCCGCTGCCCCGCATGGGCGAATACACGGATCACATCGAGCGCATCAATATCGAACTGTCGACCAGCAACAAGCTCAAGCTGCTGGGCGAACTGGACGCCTACCTGTGCACGCCGCTGCCGGTTGGCAAGGTGGACGACGCCGACATCGAGACCTCGCGCGCCGAGGTGCTGGCCGACCGCACCCGCCAGGCGCTGGAACTGCTGGCCGGCACGCGCCGGCGCTGGCAATGGCTGCTGGACAACCTGGACCTGCCCCTGCCCCAGGCGCTGCCGCAACTGGACGGGCTGGGCCTGGGCGATCTGCACGCCGCGCTGTCGGACCGCCTTGCCGCGCAACCCGGCGCGCGCGTCTTCGATGTGGTGCAGGATCGCACCATCCGCGTTTCCTGGAAGACCGAGGTGCTGGCCGGCCTGCAGCGCACGTTCTCGGGCGCCGCCTACAAGAAGATCGTCGACGAGCTGGTGGCCATCCACGGCCGCGTGCTCAAGAGCCGGGTGTTCGTGGCGCTGCACATGCACGCCGGCGACGGCAACGTGCATACCAACATCCCGGTCAACTCGGATGACTACGAGATGCTGCGCGAGGCCCACACGGCCGTCGAACGCATCATGCAGATCGCCCGCGACCTGGACGGCGTGATTTCGGGCGAGCACGGCATCGGCCTGACCAAGTACGAGTTCCTGACCGAAGCCGAATTGGCCCCGTTCCAGGACTACAAGCGCCGCGTGGACCCCAACGGCCACTTCAACGCCGGCAAGCTCATGCCCGGCGCGGACCTGCGTCACGCCTGGACGCCCAGCTTCAACCTGATGGGCCACGAGTCGCTGATCATGCAGCAAAGCGACATCGGCGCCATCTCGGAATCCATCAAGGACTGCCTGCGCTGCGGCAAGTGCAAGCCGGTGTGCGCCACGCACGTGCCGCGCGCGAACCTGCTGTATTCGCCGCGCAACAAGATCCTGGCGACGTCCCTGCTGGTGGAAGCCTTCCTGTACGAAGAGCAGACCCGGCGCGGCGTCAGCCTGAAACATTGGGAAGAGTTCGAGGACGTGGCCGATCACTGCACGGTCTGCCACAAGTGCTACAACCCCTGTCCGGTCGACATCGATTTCGGCGACGTGTCGATGAACATGCGGGCAGTGCTGCGCCGCATGGGCCGCAAGTCGTTCAATCCGGGCACGGCCAGCGCCATGTTCTTCCTGAACGCCAAGGACCCTGCCACCATCAACGCCACCCGCAAGGCGATGGTGGGTGTGGGCTACAAGGTGCAGCGCGCCGCGCACGACCTGTTTTCGGGCCTGGTGAAGAAGCAGACCGCCAAGCCGCCGGCCACGGTGGGCAAGCCGCCGCTGCGCGAGCAGATCGTGCATTTCGTGAACAAGAAGATGCCCGGCGGGCTGCCCAAGCAGGCCGCCCGCAAGCTGCTGGATATCGAAGACGCGAACTACGTGCCGATCATCCGCGATCCCAAGGCCACGACGGCCGATACGGAGGCGGTGTTCTACTTCCCGGGCTGCGGTTCCGAACGTCTGTTCTCGCAGGTGGGCCTGGCCACGCAGGCCATGCTCTGGCATGCGGGCGTGCAGACCGTGCTGCCGCCGGGCTACCTGTGCTGCGGCTATCCCCAGCGCGGCAACGGCATGACGGACAAGGCCGAGCAGATCATCACCGACAACCGGGTGCTGTTCCACCGTGTCGCCAATACCCTGAACTACCTGGATATCAAGACGGTGGTGGTCAGTTGCGGCACCTGCTATGACCAGCTCGCCGGCTATGAATTCGAGAAGATCTTCCCGGGCTGCCGCCTGATCGATATCCACGAATACCTGCTGGAAAAGGGCATCAAGCTGGAAGGCGCGACGGGCGTGCGCTACATGTACCACGACCCCTGCCACACGCCCATGAAGCTGCAGGAGCCGATGAAAACGGTGCGCGCGCTGGTGGGCGACGACGCGGTCAAGAGCGATCGTTGCTGCGGCGAATCGGGCACGCTCGCGGTCAGCCGGCCGGACATTTCCACGCAGGTTCGCTTCCGCAAGCAGGAAGAGCTGCTGAAGGGCGATGCCGCGATGCGCAGCGACGGGTTCACGGGCGACGTGAAGGTGCTGACCTCGTGCCCGTCGTGCCTGCAAGGCCTGTCGCGCTATGAAGGCGACACCGGCATGGAGGCCGACTACATCGTGGTCGAGATGGCGCGCCACATCCTGGGCGAAGGCTGGATGGAAGACTACGTCCGCCGCGCCAACGCGGGCGGGATCGAGCGGGTGCTGGTCTAG
- a CDS encoding YggS family pyridoxal phosphate-dependent enzyme, with protein sequence MTAVDTMAGRLAQIQQRITQACERAGRHPDSVTLLPVSKTFGVDSIREAMALGLTRFGENKTQEIRQKAAALAGQGLQWVLIGHLQTNKAKDAARDATEVQSLDRPDLAEALHRRLQNEGRTLDVLVQVKTSSEPSKYGMAPADVPAFLRRIAGEFRTLRVQGLMTLAVNSPDPAEVRGCFRALRELRDRLVRENIAGISLDRLSMGMSGDFELAIEEGSTEVRIGTAIFGARTYPDPQ encoded by the coding sequence ATGACCGCTGTAGACACCATGGCCGGGCGCCTTGCCCAGATCCAGCAACGCATCACCCAGGCCTGCGAACGCGCGGGCCGGCACCCCGACAGCGTGACGCTGCTGCCCGTCAGCAAGACTTTCGGCGTGGATTCCATCCGCGAGGCCATGGCCCTGGGACTGACCCGCTTTGGCGAGAACAAGACGCAGGAAATCCGCCAGAAGGCCGCCGCGCTGGCCGGCCAGGGGCTGCAATGGGTGCTGATCGGCCATTTGCAGACCAACAAGGCCAAGGATGCCGCCCGCGATGCCACCGAGGTGCAATCGCTGGATCGCCCGGACCTGGCCGAAGCCCTGCATCGCCGGCTGCAGAACGAAGGCCGGACGCTGGATGTGCTGGTGCAGGTCAAGACCTCGTCCGAGCCCAGCAAATACGGCATGGCGCCGGCGGACGTGCCCGCCTTCCTGCGCCGGATCGCCGGTGAATTCCGGACGCTGCGCGTGCAGGGCCTGATGACGCTGGCCGTGAACTCCCCCGATCCCGCCGAAGTGCGGGGCTGCTTTCGCGCGCTGCGCGAACTGCGCGACCGGCTGGTCCGGGAGAACATCGCCGGTATTTCGCTGGACCGCCTATCCATGGGCATGAGCGGAGATTTCGAGCTGGCCATCGAGGAAGGTTCGACGGAAGTGCGCATCGGCACGGCCATATTCGGCGCGCGCACCTACCCCGACCCGCAATAA
- a CDS encoding hydroxymethylglutaryl-CoA lyase, which yields MALPSRVKIVEVSPRDGLQNEKEFVPTDIKVELINRLAAAGFPNVEAASFVSPKWVPQMADGADVMARIERRPGTIYSVLTPNMKGFEGALAAGVDEIVIFGAASEAFSQKNINCSIAESIARFEPVVQAAREAGIRVRGSISCALGCPYQGEVPVESVVDVAQRYLAMQVDEIDVADTIGVGTPKRVREVMAAVTRVVDPARVSGHFHDTYGQALANILAALETDISIFHTSVAGLGGCPYAKGATGNVATEDVLYMLRGLDIDTGVDFDAVVDIGQWMSAHLNRKGSSRAGNAIAAKRAA from the coding sequence ATGGCTTTGCCCTCCCGCGTGAAGATCGTCGAGGTGTCGCCTCGCGATGGTCTGCAGAACGAAAAGGAATTCGTCCCCACCGACATCAAGGTGGAACTGATCAATCGCCTGGCCGCCGCGGGCTTCCCCAATGTGGAAGCCGCGTCGTTCGTGTCCCCGAAATGGGTGCCTCAGATGGCTGATGGCGCCGACGTGATGGCGCGCATCGAACGCCGCCCGGGCACGATCTATTCCGTGCTGACGCCCAACATGAAGGGCTTCGAGGGCGCGCTGGCCGCCGGCGTGGACGAGATCGTGATCTTCGGCGCCGCCAGCGAAGCCTTCTCGCAAAAGAACATCAACTGTTCCATCGCCGAGTCCATCGCGCGCTTCGAACCCGTGGTGCAGGCCGCCCGCGAAGCCGGGATCCGCGTGCGCGGCAGCATCAGCTGCGCGCTGGGCTGCCCTTACCAGGGCGAGGTTCCCGTCGAATCCGTGGTCGACGTCGCGCAGCGCTACCTGGCGATGCAGGTCGACGAGATCGACGTGGCCGACACCATCGGCGTGGGCACGCCCAAGCGCGTGCGGGAAGTGATGGCCGCCGTGACCCGCGTGGTGGATCCGGCGCGCGTCTCGGGCCATTTCCACGACACCTATGGTCAGGCGCTGGCCAACATCCTGGCGGCGCTTGAAACGGACATCTCCATCTTCCACACTTCGGTGGCCGGCCTGGGCGGCTGCCCCTACGCCAAGGGCGCCACCGGCAACGTCGCAACCGAAGATGTGTTGTACATGCTGCGCGGCCTGGACATCGACACGGGCGTGGACTTCGATGCCGTGGTCGATATCGGCCAGTGGATGTCGGCGCATCTGAACCGCAAGGGTTCGAGCCGGGCCGGCAACGCGATCGCCGCCAAACGGGCCGCATGA
- a CDS encoding PLP-dependent aminotransferase family protein: MSVAAPEYAFATPFLNPPASPIRSLMPYAMRPGTISLAGGYPAQELFDVDGLSIASTQVMARLGACLQYSNIDGQASLRHELARLSAARGLHCNADTELVVTGGSQQALALLTRVMLQPGDHAIIESPAFPNSVQALRYTGATVHTVPSGPEGIDVDALDELAARVKPKIVCVVASFSNPCGATITRQRRLRLLELAVKHRFLIVEDDPYSELRFAGEAVPPIAALAEGEARHWAVYLASMSKTMAPALRIGWLIAPPEIRRRCVSAKAADDMASSAWIQEVVAQYLANGRYDEHVPRIRAAYGLRCDAMAEALARELDGRITFKKPEGGMFFWARLTGDVDATRLLPYAIEHEVVYVPGKAFYADAAQADLFAMRMSFATMNESQIAQGMVRLGRALDACQANEPVSISLAA, from the coding sequence ATGTCCGTCGCCGCGCCCGAATACGCCTTTGCCACGCCGTTCCTGAATCCCCCCGCCTCGCCGATCCGATCACTCATGCCCTATGCCATGCGCCCGGGCACCATTTCGCTGGCCGGCGGGTATCCGGCGCAGGAACTGTTCGACGTGGACGGACTGTCGATCGCATCGACGCAGGTCATGGCCCGCCTTGGCGCCTGCCTGCAGTATTCCAATATCGACGGCCAGGCCAGCCTGCGCCATGAGCTGGCGCGGCTGTCCGCGGCGCGCGGCCTGCACTGCAACGCCGATACCGAGCTCGTCGTGACGGGCGGATCGCAGCAGGCCCTGGCGCTCCTGACCCGCGTCATGCTGCAGCCCGGCGACCACGCCATCATCGAATCGCCCGCCTTCCCGAATTCCGTGCAGGCGTTGCGCTACACGGGCGCCACGGTGCATACCGTGCCCTCGGGCCCCGAGGGCATCGATGTCGACGCGCTGGATGAACTGGCCGCCCGCGTCAAACCCAAGATCGTCTGCGTGGTCGCCTCGTTCTCGAATCCCTGCGGCGCCACCATTACGCGCCAGCGCCGCCTGCGGCTGCTGGAGCTGGCGGTCAAGCACCGGTTCCTGATCGTGGAAGACGATCCCTACAGCGAACTGCGCTTTGCCGGCGAGGCGGTGCCGCCCATCGCGGCCCTGGCCGAGGGCGAGGCCCGCCACTGGGCGGTGTACCTGGCCAGCATGTCCAAGACCATGGCGCCCGCGCTGCGCATCGGCTGGCTGATCGCCCCGCCCGAAATCCGCCGCCGCTGCGTCAGCGCCAAGGCGGCCGACGACATGGCTTCGTCGGCCTGGATCCAGGAAGTGGTGGCGCAGTACCTGGCCAACGGGCGCTACGACGAACACGTGCCGCGCATCCGCGCCGCCTACGGCCTGCGCTGCGACGCCATGGCCGAGGCGCTGGCTCGCGAGCTCGATGGCCGCATCACCTTCAAGAAGCCCGAGGGCGGCATGTTCTTCTGGGCGCGGCTGACGGGTGACGTGGATGCCACGCGCCTTCTGCCCTACGCCATCGAGCACGAAGTGGTCTATGTGCCGGGCAAGGCCTTCTACGCCGACGCGGCGCAGGCCGACCTGTTTGCCATGCGCATGTCGTTCGCCACCATGAACGAAAGCCAGATCGCGCAAGGCATGGTCCGGCTGGGACGCGCGCTGGACGCGTGCCAGGCCAACGAACCGGTCTCGATCTCGCTGGCGGCTTGA
- a CDS encoding Hsp20/alpha crystallin family protein, giving the protein MSNFPFSDSGFAAAFDAIQEHMGRVLRGAGVPAALRATPQAYFPPVNVGVSGDSIEVVAFVPGMEPDALNVSIEKRLLTISGERKAPELPENARYYARERAEGRYMRVIELPADADPDNVQARYTDGCLAISIKRKESAKPRVVTVQ; this is encoded by the coding sequence ATGAGCAACTTTCCATTCAGCGACAGCGGCTTTGCCGCCGCATTTGACGCCATCCAGGAACACATGGGCCGCGTGCTGCGCGGCGCCGGCGTTCCCGCCGCCTTGCGCGCAACGCCCCAGGCGTACTTCCCGCCGGTCAACGTCGGCGTATCCGGAGATTCGATCGAGGTCGTCGCCTTCGTGCCCGGCATGGAGCCCGATGCCCTGAACGTGTCCATCGAAAAGCGCCTGCTCACAATCAGCGGCGAACGCAAGGCTCCGGAACTGCCTGAAAACGCCCGGTATTACGCGCGCGAACGCGCCGAAGGCCGCTACATGCGGGTGATCGAACTGCCCGCCGACGCGGACCCCGACAACGTGCAGGCGCGCTACACGGACGGCTGCCTGGCCATTTCCATCAAGCGCAAGGAATCGGCCAAGCCCCGCGTCGTGACCGTGCAGTGA
- a CDS encoding YqaA family protein, translating to MEESLLTAVHWLLGILALPSVGLSAIFTVSLVSATLLPLGSEPAVFGYIKLAPDMFWPAVLVATAGNTVGGAISYAMGLGAERAVHRWKEKHPHPHPDVTEGGRMRGRWNERAHDWLHRVGPPALLLSWLPAVGDPLCAVAGWLRLSFWPCVFYMAIGKFMRYLVMTAGLLWFFPGQV from the coding sequence ATGGAAGAAAGTCTCTTAACCGCAGTTCACTGGCTCCTGGGGATACTGGCGTTGCCCTCGGTGGGCTTGTCGGCCATCTTCACGGTGTCGCTCGTGTCCGCCACCTTGCTGCCCCTGGGCTCCGAGCCGGCGGTGTTCGGGTATATCAAGCTGGCGCCGGACATGTTCTGGCCCGCCGTCCTGGTGGCGACCGCGGGTAATACGGTGGGAGGCGCCATCAGCTACGCCATGGGCCTGGGCGCGGAACGCGCCGTTCACCGCTGGAAGGAAAAGCACCCGCATCCGCACCCCGACGTCACCGAAGGCGGGCGCATGCGCGGCCGCTGGAACGAACGCGCCCATGACTGGCTGCATCGGGTGGGGCCGCCGGCCCTGTTGCTGTCCTGGCTGCCCGCGGTGGGCGATCCCCTTTGCGCCGTGGCCGGGTGGCTGCGGCTGTCTTTCTGGCCGTGCGTGTTCTATATGGCCATAGGCAAATTCATGCGCTACCTGGTCATGACGGCCGGGCTGCTCTGGTTCTTTCCGGGGCAGGTCTAG
- a CDS encoding Bug family tripartite tricarboxylate transporter substrate binding protein yields MHKHARRLLALAALSLAATAASAQSWPTQPIRWIVPYPAGGGTDVVARTVASGLEKPLGQTIVVENRPGAATIIGATAIAQSEPNGYMVGTADSGTLAFNSSLYAKLSYDPSKFTYIGGIAKFPLLLAVNVNSPYKTVDDVLAAAKKEPGKLTAASAGAGSPHHLALELFKQRTGANLLHVPYKGAAPAIQDLLGGQVDVMFIDLASGLPNVKAGKLRVLAAATPERVSVLPDTPTMAEQGVANFTAYAWQGLVGPAGMPETVVKKLSADLDDTLKTPAVSQKMLDMGVIPMPMSAQEFKAYAEQERSAWADVIKKANIKLE; encoded by the coding sequence ATGCACAAGCACGCACGGCGCCTGCTGGCGCTCGCCGCCCTGTCGCTGGCCGCCACCGCGGCTTCCGCCCAATCCTGGCCCACCCAGCCGATCCGCTGGATCGTCCCCTACCCCGCCGGCGGCGGCACGGACGTGGTGGCGCGCACCGTCGCCAGCGGCCTGGAAAAGCCGCTGGGCCAGACCATCGTGGTCGAGAACCGTCCCGGCGCGGCCACCATCATCGGCGCCACCGCCATCGCGCAGTCGGAACCGAACGGCTACATGGTCGGCACGGCGGACTCGGGCACGCTCGCGTTCAATTCCTCGCTGTACGCCAAGCTGTCCTACGATCCGTCCAAGTTCACCTACATCGGCGGCATCGCCAAGTTCCCGCTGCTGCTGGCCGTGAACGTCAACTCGCCCTACAAGACGGTGGACGACGTGCTGGCCGCCGCCAAGAAGGAACCTGGCAAGCTGACGGCGGCCTCCGCCGGCGCGGGTTCGCCGCATCACCTGGCGCTGGAGCTGTTCAAGCAGCGCACGGGCGCCAATCTGCTGCACGTGCCGTACAAGGGCGCCGCGCCGGCCATCCAGGACCTGCTGGGCGGCCAGGTGGACGTGATGTTCATCGACCTGGCTTCGGGCCTGCCCAACGTCAAGGCCGGCAAGCTGCGCGTGCTGGCCGCCGCCACGCCCGAGCGCGTCTCGGTGTTGCCCGACACGCCGACGATGGCCGAACAAGGCGTCGCCAACTTCACCGCCTATGCCTGGCAGGGCCTGGTGGGCCCGGCCGGCATGCCCGAAACGGTGGTCAAGAAACTGTCGGCCGACCTGGACGACACGTTGAAGACCCCGGCCGTATCGCAGAAGATGCTGGACATGGGCGTCATCCCCATGCCGATGTCGGCCCAGGAATTCAAGGCCTACGCCGAGCAGGAGCGCAGCGCCTGGGCGGACGTGATCAAGAAGGCGAACATCAAGCTGGAATGA
- a CDS encoding amino acid ABC transporter substrate-binding protein, which produces MNIAKGLAGAALLMAAAQGAQAATLDVVRQRGAVACGTTTGFAGFSAPDAQGKWQGLDVDLCRAIAAAVFGDANKIKVVPLNSQQRFTALQSGEVDVLTRNTTVTQQRDTALGIIHAGINFYDGQGFLVPKSLGVKSAKEINGATICLQTGTSNENTLADWARANNVTYKPVVIETFNEVVNAFASGRCDVFSTDASGLASIRISKLQNPDDYVVLPEIISKEPLGPFVRQGDDAWLNVVRWSLSAMIEAEEYGVSSKNVDEQTKSANPNIKRILGVTPGSGANLGLDEKWAYNIVKQVGNYGESFERNVGEGSPLKIKRGLNAQWTQGGLLYALPIR; this is translated from the coding sequence ATGAACATTGCAAAAGGGTTGGCGGGCGCGGCGCTCTTGATGGCGGCGGCGCAGGGCGCGCAGGCGGCAACGTTGGACGTCGTGCGCCAGCGCGGCGCCGTGGCTTGCGGCACGACCACGGGCTTCGCGGGCTTTTCGGCGCCCGATGCGCAAGGCAAGTGGCAGGGCCTGGACGTGGACCTGTGCCGCGCCATCGCCGCCGCGGTCTTTGGCGACGCCAACAAGATCAAGGTGGTGCCGCTCAATTCGCAGCAGCGCTTCACCGCGCTGCAATCCGGCGAAGTGGACGTGCTGACGCGCAACACCACCGTGACCCAGCAGCGCGACACCGCGCTGGGCATCATCCACGCCGGCATCAACTTCTATGACGGCCAGGGCTTCCTGGTGCCGAAGTCGCTGGGCGTCAAAAGCGCCAAGGAGATCAACGGCGCCACGATCTGCCTGCAGACCGGCACCTCCAACGAGAACACGCTGGCCGACTGGGCGCGCGCCAACAACGTGACCTACAAGCCCGTCGTGATCGAGACCTTCAACGAAGTGGTCAATGCATTTGCATCCGGCCGCTGCGACGTCTTCTCGACGGATGCGTCGGGCCTGGCTTCGATCCGCATCTCCAAGCTGCAGAACCCCGATGACTACGTCGTGCTGCCCGAGATCATCTCCAAGGAGCCGCTGGGCCCGTTCGTGCGCCAGGGCGACGATGCCTGGCTGAACGTCGTGCGCTGGTCGCTGTCGGCGATGATCGAAGCGGAAGAATACGGCGTGTCGTCCAAGAACGTGGACGAACAGACCAAGAGCGCCAACCCCAACATCAAGCGCATCCTGGGTGTGACGCCCGGCAGCGGCGCCAACCTGGGGCTGGATGAAAAGTGGGCCTACAACATCGTCAAGCAGGTGGGCAACTACGGCGAAAGCTTCGAGCGCAACGTGGGCGAGGGCAGTCCGCTGAAGATCAAGCGCGGCCTGAATGCGCAATGGACGCAGGGCGGCTTGCTGTACGCCTTGCCGATACGCTGA
- a CDS encoding Hsp20/alpha crystallin family protein, with product MNERKDLTVPAEAAATDKRDTRGVTMPAVDIFEDQEGISLIADLPGVSKDRLRINVEADVLLIEGEASVATPADLRLVLGEMRAPLFRRAFKLGQEFDRSQINATLKQGLLTLRIPRVREAQPRQIPVVAG from the coding sequence ATGAATGAACGCAAAGACCTGACCGTGCCCGCGGAAGCGGCCGCCACCGACAAGCGCGACACGCGCGGCGTCACCATGCCCGCCGTGGATATATTCGAGGACCAGGAGGGCATCAGCCTGATCGCCGACCTGCCCGGGGTGTCCAAGGACAGGCTGCGCATCAACGTCGAGGCCGATGTGCTGCTGATCGAAGGCGAGGCTTCGGTCGCCACGCCCGCCGATCTTCGGCTGGTGCTCGGAGAAATGCGCGCTCCCTTGTTCCGGCGGGCTTTCAAGCTGGGTCAGGAGTTTGACCGCTCGCAGATCAACGCCACCCTGAAGCAAGGCCTGCTGACGCTGCGCATTCCGCGCGTGCGCGAAGCGCAGCCACGGCAGATCCCTGTCGTGGCGGGCTGA